The following proteins are co-located in the Phyllostomus discolor isolate MPI-MPIP mPhyDis1 chromosome 1, mPhyDis1.pri.v3, whole genome shotgun sequence genome:
- the RNASE6 gene encoding ribonuclease K6, producing the protein MAVHLLGHFPLLLLLLGLWEPVCPLYPLPKNLTKARWFEIQHIRPSPLQCNKAMHDVNDYTGHCKPENTFLHDSFQNVAATCESSDIVCKNGQKNCHQSSKPVKMTNCDLTAGKYPDCRYKDAAEYKLFIIACDPPQKSDPPYHLVPVHLDKIV; encoded by the coding sequence ATGGCGGTACATCTCTTGGGACACTTTCCTCTCCTTCTACTGCTGCTGGGACTATGGGAGCCAGTGTGTCCTCTTTATCCTTTGCCTAAAAACCTCACCAAGGCTCGCTGGTTTGAAATTCAGCATATACGGCCAAGCCCTCTCCAATGCAACAAGGCAATGCATGATGTCAATGATTATACTGGGCACTGTAAGCCTGAAAACACCTTTCTGCACGACTCCTTCCAGAATGTGGCTGCTACCTGTGAGTCGTCTGATATTGTCTGCAAGAATGGCCAGAAAAATTGTCACCAGAGTTCAAAGCCTGTCAAGATGACTAATTGTGATCTTACTGCAGGGAAGTATCCTGACTGCCGCTACAAAGATGCTGCCGAGTACAAGTTGTTTATTATTGCCTGTGATCCTCCTCAGAAGAGTGACCCTCCCTATCATTTGGTTCCTGTACATTTAGATAAGATTGTTTAA
- the EDDM3B gene encoding epididymal secretory protein E3-beta codes for MLSSFFHVDPQVTLVIKMPSCLKVLGPLLFLLFSVWGLFVNSQKLSWREFMKQHHLNTNLEFSEYRCNDLMKERETPKDQNYHIFIYTFWYKIEHLCVRNWRDRYRNVYIWAQYPFKILKCYPGNNKKSYKEHRSYSYIEFHCSMNGFVDIIEDTRLLVPISN; via the coding sequence atgctttcctctttcttccatgTGGACCCACAGGTAACCCTGGTGATTAAGATGCCATCCTGTCTAAAGGTCCTAGGTCCCCTCTTGTTCCTGCTATTTTCTGTATGGGGGCTCTTTGTAAACAGTCAGAAGCTTTCCTGGAGGGAATTCATGAAACAGCACCACCTGAACACAAACTTGGAATTCAGTGAGTACAGATGCAATGATCtcatgaaggaaagagaaactccAAAAGACCAGAACTATCACATCTTCATCTATACCTTTTGGTACAAAATCGAGCATCTATGCGTCAGGAACTGGAGAGATCGCTacagaaatgtatatatatgGGCCCAGTATCCCTTCAAAATACTCAAGTGCTACCCAGGAAATAACAAAAAGAGCTACAAAGAGCACAGGAGCTACAGCTACATTGAATTCCACTGTAGCATGAATGGGTTTGTTGATATCATAGAGGATACCCGGCTGCTAGTTCCTATCAGCAACTAG